The sequence TCCTCCTGTCCTGTTCAGTAATGTTGAGGTTGTTCCTCCTGTTCAGTAATGTTGAGGTTGTTCCTCCTGTCCTGTTCAGTAATGTTGAGGTTGTTCCTCCTGTTCAGTAATGTTGAGGTTGTTCCTCCTGTCCTGTTCAGTAATGTTGAGGTTGTTCCTCCTGTTCAGTAATGTTGAGGTTGTTCCTCATTCTCTTCTTTCCTTATTTTTTTGTCCTTTGTGTCCCCGGCGTCTTACGTCAAGTGACGTCACTCCAACGCTCGTCCCTTTAAAGTCCGACGTAGGACGCCGGTGTGTCCCTCCCAGAGGCCGGTGTGTCCCTCCCAGAGGCGTGTGTGTCCCTCCCAGAGGCCGGTGTGTCCCTCCCAGAGGCGTGTGTGTCCCTCCCAGAGGCGTGTGTGTCCCTCCCAGAGGCCGGTGTGTCCCTCCCAGAGGCCGGTGTGTCCCTCCCAGAGGCCGGTGTGTCCCTCCCAGAGGCCGGTGTGTCCCTCCCAGAGGCCGGTGTGTCCCTCCCAGAGGCCGGTGTGTCCCTCCCAGAGGCGTGTGTGTCCCTCCCAGAGGCGTGTGTGTCCCTCCCAGAGGCCGGTGTGTCCCTCCCAGAGGCGTGTGTGTCCCTCCCAGAGGCCGGTGTGTCCCTCCCAGAGGCCGGTGTGTCCCTCCCAGAGGCCGGTGTGTCCCTCCCAGACGCCGGTGTGTCCCTCCCAGAGGCCGGTGTGTCCCTCCCAGAGGCCTGTGTGTCCCTCCCAGAGGCCGGTGTGTCCCTCCCAGAGGCCGGTGTGTCCCTCCCAGAGGCCGGTGTGTCCCTCCCAGAGGCCGGTGTGTCCCTCCCAGAGGCCGGTGTGTGTCCCTCCCAGAGGCCGGTGTGTGTCCCTCCCAGAGGCCGGTGTGTCCCTCCCAGAGGCCGGTGTGTCCCTCCCAGAGGCCGGTGTGTCCCTCCCAGAGGCCGGTGTGTCCCTCCCAGAGGCCGGTGTGTCCCTCCCAGAGGCCGGTGTGTGTCCCTCCCAGAGGCGTGTGTATACAGTGGTAGGTAGGTCATAGCCCGGCCCAGGCGAGGCTGCTGGAGTAACAGTGATCTGTGCCTGAGTGAGGGACCGTCCCCAGTCCATCAGAGTCCAGACAGTCAAACACTATACTCTCCACATCAACCTCCACGTCTTctgcaaaaaacaaaaaaaacaacacatCTCAGGTTATCAAAGACAATCTATAATCTGTCAAATATATGACTGGGAAAAAATACAAATCTGTTCAAATCGTAGACTCAAATTTCTCCTAAAATCAATGTGTGTTTTAGTTGTACTTAAGACACCGTATTTCTGATATGAAACATTAAGCTGAATAACTTTAAACATGAACACCTCCGGACACTTCGGTCGACAAAACCTGAAGTTGTAGACCTACATCCCTAAAAAAATGGATATTCCCAGGTTACATTTTGAGAAAGATACTAAACATGGGTAAGAGAGCTGTGATTGGTTACTAAACATGGGTAAGAGAGCTGTGATTGGTTACTAAACATGGGTAAGAGAGCTGTGATTGGAGAAGAGAGCTGTGATTGGAGAAGAGAGCTGTGACGACCGTGAGACTCACCTCTGTCAGAGTCAGATCTCTCTGAAGAGGACATGGCTGCTGATCCCAGGCTGTCGTTCCTCATCCTCTCTGAGACTGCTCCAGCTCCTCCCTGACCCCCAGGGCCCAGACCAGTCAGACCCCCAGGGCCCAGACCAGTCAGACCCCCAGGGCCCAGACCAGTCAGACCCCCCAGGCCTCCATGTCCCTGGAGCTGCTCTAGCCTCACCCTCAGCTCTCTCTGCTCCCAACGCAGACGACCCTTCAACTGCTCTGCACGTTCATCCTGATCCTGCAGCTTCTGATGGGGgcgaaggagagagacatgaggacacttatacagagagagacatgaggacagttatacagagagagatgaggacagttatacagagagagacatgaggacacttatacagagagacatgaggacagttatacagagagacacgaggacagttatacagagagacacgaggacagttatacagagagacacgaggacagttatacagagagagacatgaggacagttatacagagagagatgaggacagttatacagagagacacgaggacagttatacagagagacacgaggacagttatacagagagagacatgaggacagttatacagagagagatgaggacagttatacagagagagacatgaggacagttatacagagagacacgaggacagttatacagagagagacatgaggacagttatacagagagacacgaggacagttatacagagagacacgaggacagttatacagagagacacatgaggacagttatacagagagagacatgaggacagttatacagagagagacatgaggacagttatacagagagagacatgaggacagttatacagagagacacgaggacagttatacagagagacacgaggacagttatacagagagacacatgaggacagttatacagagagacacgaggacagttatacagagagacacgaggacagttatacagagagacacgaggacagttatacagagagacacgaggacagttatacagagagacatgaggacagttatacagagagacatgaggacagttatacagagagagacatgaggacagttatacagagagacacgaggacagttatacagagagacacgaggacagttatacagagagacatgaggacagttatacagagagagagagagacatgaggacagttatacagagagacacgaggacagttatacagagagacacgaggacagttatacagagagacatgaggacagttatacagagagagagagagacatgaggacagttatacagagagacacgaggacagttatacagagagacacgaggacagttatacagagagacacgaggacagttatacagagagacacgaggacagttatacagagagacatgaggacagttatacagagagagacatgaggacagttatacagagagagacatgaggacagttatacagagagagacatgaggacagttatacagagagagacatgaggacagttatacagagagagagatgaggacagttatacagagagacatgaggacagttatacagagagagacacatgagtAAAGCTAGTaatggttagggtttagggtagtggttagggtttagggttagggtagggtttagggtagtggttagggtttaggttagggtttagggtagtggttcgggttaaggtagggtttagggttaaggtagggtttagggtagtggttagggtttagggtagggtttagggtagtggttcgggttaaggtagggtttagggttagggtagggtttagggtagtggttagggtttagggtagtggttcgggttaaggtagggtttagggttagggtagggtttagggtagtggttagggtttagggtagggtttAGTGTAGTGGTTCGGGTTAaggtagggtttagggttagggtagtgggcaggatttagggtttagggtagtggttagggtagggtttagggttagggtagggggtagggtttAGGCTTAGGGTAGTGggcagggtttagggttagggtagggggtagtggttagggtagggggtagtggttagggtttagggtttagctGTGTGTTCATCTCACCTTGATGTGTGTCTGAGCCCGTCTCAGCAGGTTCAGGGTGGTGTTTCTCATGGAGTCAGACACCTGAGGAACCTGCTGCTTCAACTGTTCCAGGTGGTGTCTCAACTGAGCACGTCTGTtacaacaacacaatgacacaATGTCTCAACTGAGCACGTCTGTtacaacaacacaatgacacaATGTTACAACACAATGACACAATGTTACAACTGAGCACGTCTGTtacaacaacacaatgacacaATGTTACAACACAATGACACAATGTTACAACTGAGCACGTCTGTTACAATAATATAACTATTCATAAACTAGACCCTGCCCTGTCCAGGGGATGTACTGTACATTAAGCTGcatcactctacagaaacaggagatggtctcctgccctacgggccgttctggttcactctacagaaacaggagatggtctcctgccctacgggccgttctggttcactctacagaaacaggagatggtctcctgccctaccggccgttctggttcactctacagaaacaggagatggactcctggcctatgggccgttctggttcactctacagaaacaggagatggactcctgccctacgggccgttctggttcactctacagaaacaggagatggactcctggcctatgggccgttctggttcactctacagaaacaggagatggactcctgccctacgggccgttctggttcactctacagaaacaggagatggtctcctgccctacgggccgttctggttcactctacagaaacaggagatggtctcctgccctacgggccgttctggttcactctacagaaacaggagatggactcctggcctaggggccgttctggttcactctacagaaacaggagatggtctcctgccctatgggccgttctggttcactctacagaaacaggagatggtctcctgccctatgggccgttctggttcactctacagaaacaggagatggactcctgccctacgggccgttctggttcactctacagaaacaggagatggtctcCTACCCTACGgcccgttctggttcactctacagaaacaggagatggtctcctgccctacgggccgttctggttcactctacagaaacaggagatggtctccttagtgtaaataggatcattttggtAATGAAGTCATTATCTGCCTCTCCTGCCCTAGGCTAGCTGtaggctgtgccactagaggaaaaggggatttaaaaaaataaaaataagaactaaatacatttttaaaataaagtcaGTTTGGAACATCTGTGCGTCACACGAAGTAAGTGAAGGTTCCATTTGTCCACTAATGTCCATTTGCCCACTAATGTCCATTTGTCCACTAATGTCCATTTGTCCACTAATGTCCATTTGTCCACTAATGTCCATTTGTCCACTAATGTCCATTTGTCCACTAATGTCCATTTGCCCCACTAATGTCCATTTGTCCACTAATGTCCATTTGTCCACTAATGTCCATTTGTCCACTAATGTCCATTTGTCCACTAATGTCCATTTGCCCACTAATGTCCATTTGCCCACTAATGTCCATTTGCCCCACTAATGTCCATTTGCCCCACTAATGTCCATTTGCCCCACTAATGTCCATTTGTCCACTAATGTCCATTTGCCCACTAATGTCCATTTGTCCACTAATGTCCATTTGCCCCACTAATGTCCATTTGCCCCACTAATGTCCATTTGTCCACTAATGTCCATTTGCCCACTAATGTCCATTTGCCCACTAATGTCCATTTGCCCACTAATGTCCATATGTCCATTTGTCCACTAATGTCCATTTGTCCACTAATGTCCATTTGCCCCACTAATGTCCATTTGTCCACTAATGTCCATTTGTCCACTAATGTCCATTTGTCCACTAATGTCCATTTGCCCACTAACATGGGGTGAACCTCtattcagttcgctgcagctagcgactggaacgagctgcaacaaacactcaaactggaccgtttgttcccatctcttcattcaaagactcaatcatggacactcttactggcggttgtggctgctttgtgtgatgtattgttgtctctaccttcttgccctttgtgctgttgtctgggcccaataatgtttgtaccatgtttttgtgttgctaccatgttgtgctgctaccatgttgtactgctgccatgttgtactgctaccatgttgtgttgctaccatgttgtgctgctaccatgttatactgctgccatgttttgttgttaccatgttgtactgctaccacattgtgttgctaccaccatgttatactgctgccatgttttgttgttaccatgttgtactgctaccacattgtgttgctaccatgttgttgtcatgttgtgttgctgccatgttattgtcatgttgtgctgctaccacattgtgttgctaccatgttgttgtcatgttgtgttgctaccatgttgttgtcatgttgtgttgctaccatgttgttgtcatgttgtcatgttgtgttgctgccatgttgttgtcatatgttgtgttgctgccatgttgtgttgctgccatgctgttgtcatgttgtgttgctaccatgttgttgtcatgttgtgttgctgccatgctgttgtcatgttgtgttgctgccatgctgttgtcatgttgtgttgctaccatgttgttgtcatgttgtgttgctaccatgttgttgtcatgttgtgttgctaccatgttgttgtcatgttgtgttgctaccatgttgttgtcatgttgttgtcatgttgtgttgctgccatgttgttgtcatgttgtgttgctgccatgttgttgtcatgttgctaccatgttgttgtcatgttgtgttgctaccatgtggttgtcatgttgtgttgctaccatgttgttgtcatgttgtgttgctaccatgttgtgctgctaccatgttatactgctgccatgttttgttgttaccatgttgtactgctaccacattgtgttgctaccatgttgttgtcatgttgtgttgctgccatgttattgtcatgttgtgctgctaccacattgtgttgctaccatgttgttgtcatgttgtgttgctaccatgttgttgtcatgttgtcatgtgttgctgccatgttgttgtcatgttgtgttgctgccatgttgttgtgttgctgccatgttgtgttgctgccatgctgttgtcatgttgtgttgctaccatgttgttgtcatgttgtgttgctaccatgttgtactgctgtcatgttgtgttgctgccatgttgttgtcatgttgtgctgctaccatgttgttgtcatgttgtgttgctgccatgctgttgtcatgttgtgttgctgccatgttgttgtcatgttgtgttgctaccatgttgtactgctgtcatgttgtgctgctaccatgttgttgtcatgttgtgttgctgccatgttgttgtcatgttgtgctgctaccatgttgttgtcatgttgtgttgctaccatgttgttgtcatgttgtgttgctaccatgttgtactgctgtcatgttgtgttgctgccatgttgttgtcatgttgtgctgctaccatgttgttgtcatgttgtgttgctgccatgctgttgtcatgttgtgttgctgccatgttgttgtcatgttgtgttgctaccatgttgtactgctgtcatgttgtgctgctaccatgttgttgtcatgttgtgttgctgccatgttgttgtcatgttgtgctgctaccatgttgttgtcatgttgtgttgctaccatgttgttgtcatgttgtgttgctaccatgttgttgtcatgttgtgctgctaccatgttgttgtcatgttgtgttgctaccatgttgttgtcatgttgtgttgctaccatgttgttgtcatgttgtgttgctgccatgctgttgtcatgttgtgttgctaccatgttgttgtcatgttgttgtcatgttgtgttgctgccatgttgttgtcatgttgtgttgctaccatgttgttgtcatgttgtgttgctgccatgctgttgtcatgttgtgctgctaccatgttgttgtcatgttgtgttgctgccatgttgtgctgctaccatgttgttgtcatgttgtgttgctg is a genomic window of Oncorhynchus nerka isolate Pitt River unplaced genomic scaffold, Oner_Uvic_2.0 unplaced_scaffold_3874, whole genome shotgun sequence containing:
- the LOC135566644 gene encoding max dimerization protein 3-like, yielding MGINAFCNNNTMGINTFCNNTMGINTFCNNTMGINRSLNTMGINTFCNNNTMGINTFCNNTMGINTFCNNTMGINTFCNNTMGINTFCNNTMGINTFCNNTMGINTFCNNTMAPLSLSLSPEAEHGYASVLPFYCPGDSEKKSRQKNKRLQAAGSNRTVHNELEKHRRAQLRHHLEQLKQQVPQVSDSMRNTTLNLLRRAQTHIKKLQDQDERAEQLKGRLRWEQRELRVRLEQLQGHGGLGGLTGLGPGGLTGLGPGGLTGLGPGGQGGAGAVSERMRNDSLGSAAMSSSERSDSDREDVEVDVESIVFDCLDSDGLGTVPHSGTDHCYSSSLAWAGL